The proteins below come from a single Dinghuibacter silviterrae genomic window:
- a CDS encoding NAD(P)-dependent oxidoreductase, which yields MRKVIITAKSHEILREKLPQHGYQVDYRPDISYDELLQSIHGVEGLVVSTRVPINQALLEAGTDLRWIGRLGSGMELIDVDFAHSRGIQVVSSPEGNCDAVGEHALGMLLGLMNRITWSHHEVAEGLWKRDPNRGWELGGKTVGIVGFGHTGAAFAKKLEGFDVTILAYDKFKAGFARGNIREASLEQVCRYADVLSFHVPLTVETRYMADTALFRSLGQKPYILNTSRGEVLRTAALIEALKEGWVAGAGLDVLENERLETYSPAEKEQLRWLTSQPNVIVTPHIAGYSHESFFKMSRVILEKLNLD from the coding sequence ATGCGAAAAGTGATCATCACTGCCAAAAGCCACGAAATTCTCAGGGAAAAACTGCCCCAGCACGGGTACCAGGTTGACTACCGGCCCGACATCAGTTACGACGAGCTATTGCAATCGATACACGGTGTGGAAGGGTTGGTGGTGTCCACGCGTGTGCCCATCAACCAGGCGCTCCTGGAAGCCGGGACCGATTTACGCTGGATCGGCCGCCTGGGAAGCGGTATGGAGCTTATCGACGTGGATTTTGCCCATTCCCGGGGGATCCAGGTCGTCAGTAGTCCGGAGGGCAACTGCGATGCTGTGGGCGAACACGCCCTCGGGATGCTCCTGGGTCTGATGAACCGGATCACCTGGAGTCACCATGAGGTGGCGGAGGGGCTTTGGAAAAGGGACCCCAACCGGGGTTGGGAATTGGGCGGAAAAACCGTTGGTATCGTCGGTTTTGGCCACACGGGTGCCGCCTTTGCGAAAAAGCTCGAAGGCTTCGACGTCACCATTTTGGCATACGACAAATTTAAGGCGGGTTTTGCCCGGGGCAATATCCGGGAGGCCAGCCTGGAGCAGGTCTGCAGGTATGCCGACGTCCTTAGTTTCCACGTCCCCCTTACCGTGGAAACCCGGTATATGGCCGATACGGCGCTTTTCCGGTCGCTGGGGCAAAAACCATACATCCTGAACACGTCCAGGGGGGAGGTGCTGAGGACGGCTGCACTGATCGAGGCACTCAAGGAAGGATGGGTGGCCGGTGCGGGCCTGGACGTCCTGGAAAATGAACGCCTGGAGACCTATTCTCCTGCTGAAAAAGAACAACTTCGATGGTTAACCAGCCAACCTAATGTGATCGTAACCCCGCACATCGCGGGTTACAGCCACGAATCCTTTTTCAAAATGAGCCGGGTGATCCTGGAAAAATTGAATTTGGATTAG
- the greA gene encoding transcription elongation factor GreA, whose translation MSGINYLTKNTLVNMKDELTKLKTSGRAEIARAISEAREKGDLRENAEYDAAKEAQGLHEAKIAELENAIANARVVEADSIDTSKVSILTKVTMTNMATKKTVTYQIVSEKEADLKSGKISVTSPIGKGLLGKAVGDVAEVTAPNGVMKFKIDHIGI comes from the coding sequence ATGAGTGGGATTAACTATCTGACCAAGAATACGCTGGTCAATATGAAGGACGAGCTTACAAAGCTCAAAACTTCCGGAAGGGCGGAAATCGCCCGGGCGATTTCCGAGGCGAGGGAGAAAGGTGACCTCAGGGAAAATGCAGAATATGATGCGGCCAAAGAAGCCCAGGGGTTGCATGAGGCAAAAATCGCCGAACTGGAAAACGCGATCGCCAATGCCCGAGTGGTCGAGGCCGACAGCATCGATACGTCAAAGGTCTCTATCCTGACAAAGGTGACGATGACCAATATGGCTACTAAAAAGACCGTGACCTACCAGATCGTTTCCGAAAAGGAAGCGGATCTTAAAAGCGGTAAAATCTCCGTGACCTCCCCGATCGGGAAGGGGTTGCTGGGCAAGGCCGTGGGGGATGTGGCAGAAGTCACCGCGCCCAACGGCGTCATGAAGTTCAAGATCGACCACATCGGGATTTAA
- a CDS encoding HIT family protein, whose protein sequence is MTIFSKIIAGEIPSYAVAENEHFFAFLDIFPLVEGHVLVVPKVEVDKLFDLPDDYLSRMLLFAKPIARAIEEVFPCNRCGLSVVGLEVPHAHLHLIPINSADDLNFTRGKLSVTPEDLRRAQTKIVEALA, encoded by the coding sequence ATGACCATTTTCTCCAAGATCATCGCAGGGGAGATTCCCAGCTATGCCGTAGCGGAAAACGAACATTTCTTTGCATTTCTGGACATCTTCCCCCTGGTGGAGGGACACGTATTGGTGGTCCCCAAAGTAGAGGTGGACAAGCTGTTCGACCTGCCGGACGACTACCTTTCCCGGATGCTTTTGTTTGCAAAGCCCATCGCGCGGGCGATAGAGGAGGTTTTTCCCTGCAACCGTTGCGGGCTGAGTGTCGTGGGGCTGGAAGTGCCCCATGCGCACCTGCACCTGATCCCCATCAACAGCGCGGATGACCTCAATTTTACAAGGGGGAAACTATCCGTGACACCGGAGGACCTGCGCCGCGCGCAAACCAAGATTGTGGAGGCGCTGGCGTAG
- the ruvC gene encoding crossover junction endodeoxyribonuclease RuvC: METIILGIDPGTLVMGYGLVAAQGKKVRLLTMDVLKLSPKMDSYERLHLIHQKVSLLIQTYQPTAFAIEAPFFGKNVQSMLKLGRAQGVAIAAAMHAGLTVREYPPKTVKQVITGKGNADKEQVLKMLQHILAFDVRPEYLDATDGLAVALCHHYQANAIEGTTGGRRAAQKAKNGWAAFIADNPGRVGR; encoded by the coding sequence ATGGAAACCATTATACTGGGCATCGACCCGGGAACCTTGGTCATGGGATACGGATTGGTGGCGGCCCAGGGCAAGAAAGTGCGACTATTGACCATGGACGTCTTAAAACTGTCCCCGAAGATGGACAGCTACGAACGCCTGCACCTCATCCATCAAAAAGTCAGCCTCCTCATCCAAACCTACCAGCCGACTGCCTTTGCCATCGAGGCGCCTTTTTTCGGGAAAAACGTACAAAGTATGCTCAAACTCGGCCGGGCACAGGGCGTAGCCATCGCTGCCGCCATGCACGCCGGGCTAACGGTACGGGAATACCCGCCCAAAACGGTCAAACAGGTGATCACCGGCAAAGGGAATGCCGATAAAGAACAAGTGCTGAAAATGCTCCAACATATTTTGGCCTTTGACGTCCGGCCCGAATACCTGGACGCCACGGACGGCCTGGCGGTCGCCCTTTGTCATCACTACCAGGCGAATGCCATCGAAGGCACGACGGGAGGAAGAAGGGCGGCGCAAAAGGCAAAGAATGGGTGGGCCGCCTTTATCGCGGACAACCCGGGACGGGTCGGCCGCTAA
- a CDS encoding lysylphosphatidylglycerol synthase domain-containing protein, whose amino-acid sequence MPVNRKLKIFLNYFLGPVAFLWVSFSFYKHLVRQPHLHDEWRRILDSLHGYGLLMYVVVLLLMLVNWGIEAKKWQLLTRALEPLSFRKAFYSVLTGATIAVNTPNRVGEYGGRILYLKPENRLKAISLNMVTSVSQLIVTLIMGVVGVVYLLRAFSTGTLDRQGLTPFWMNVLAYGCSAFCIVTVVLYFRLSWLVRLLETVPALRRIKPYIAVLDHYEWPLLLQMVLLSAVRFTVFVTQYFLMFRLLDVQVTWWQGFWAVSVLMLVLAVIPTITLTEPIIRGEAAIALLGLFNNNYLGVWAASFVIWIINLIIPALLGSLLILGIKIIKD is encoded by the coding sequence ATGCCAGTTAACCGGAAGCTGAAAATATTCCTAAACTACTTCCTGGGCCCTGTAGCCTTCCTATGGGTCTCTTTTTCCTTCTACAAACACCTCGTCCGCCAGCCGCATCTTCACGACGAATGGCGGCGCATTCTGGACTCCCTTCATGGCTATGGTTTACTCATGTATGTGGTGGTTTTGTTGCTGATGTTGGTCAATTGGGGGATTGAAGCCAAAAAGTGGCAGTTGCTCACGAGGGCCCTGGAACCGCTCAGCTTCCGGAAGGCGTTTTATTCGGTCCTTACGGGCGCCACCATCGCCGTCAACACCCCCAACCGGGTGGGGGAGTATGGGGGGCGGATCCTCTACCTGAAACCCGAGAACAGGTTAAAGGCCATTTCCTTAAACATGGTCACCAGCGTGAGCCAATTGATCGTTACCCTGATCATGGGGGTGGTGGGGGTGGTCTACCTGCTTAGGGCTTTTTCCACGGGAACCCTTGACCGGCAGGGACTGACGCCCTTCTGGATGAACGTGCTGGCCTACGGCTGTTCGGCCTTTTGCATCGTGACGGTCGTCCTTTATTTCCGCCTGTCCTGGCTGGTCCGGCTCCTGGAAACCGTGCCCGCTTTGAGACGCATCAAACCGTATATCGCGGTCCTGGACCATTATGAATGGCCCCTTTTATTGCAGATGGTCCTGTTGTCGGCCGTGCGGTTCACCGTTTTTGTCACCCAGTATTTCCTGATGTTCCGGTTGCTCGACGTACAGGTCACCTGGTGGCAGGGATTTTGGGCCGTGAGCGTACTGATGCTGGTCCTGGCGGTCATCCCGACCATTACCCTTACCGAACCCATCATCCGGGGGGAGGCAGCCATCGCCCTTTTGGGATTATTTAACAATAATTACCTGGGGGTATGGGCAGCGTCATTTGTCATTTGGATCATAAATTTGATTATCCCCGCCTTGCTGGGTAGTTTACTTATTTTAGGGATCAAAATCATCAAAGACTAA